The following are encoded in a window of Haemorhous mexicanus isolate bHaeMex1 chromosome 7, bHaeMex1.pri, whole genome shotgun sequence genomic DNA:
- the HNRNPH3 gene encoding heterogeneous nuclear ribonucleoprotein H3 isoform X1, which produces MDWTGKHNGPNDTTNDGTVVRLRGLPFGCSKEEIVQFFQGLEIVPNGITLTLDYQGRSTGEAFVQFASKEIAENALGKHKERIGHRYIEIFKSSKSEIRGFSDMPRRMMGQQRPGPYDRPLGGRGGYYGAGRGSMYDRMRRGGGGYDGGYGGFDDYGGYNNYGYGNDGYDDRMRDGRGMGGHGYGAGDAGSGFHGGGHFVHMRGLPFRATENDIANFFSPLNPIRVHIDIGADGRATGEADVEFVTHEDAVAAMSKDKNHMQHRYIELFLNSTAGGGSGMGGYGRDGMDQGYGSVGRMGMGSNYSGGYGTPDGLGGYSRGSGNSGGYYGQGSMGGGGWRGMY; this is translated from the exons atgGACTGGACTGGAAAACACAATGGGCCCAATGATACAACCAATGACGGAACAGTGGTACGACTCCGAGGCCTCCCATTTGGTTGCAGTAAAGAAGAGATTGTTCAGTTTTTCCAAG GGTTGGAAATCGTGCCAAATGGGATAACATTGACGCTGGACTACCAGGGGAGAAGCACAGGGGAGGCCTTCGTGCAGTTTGCTTCAAAGGAGATAGCAGAAAATGCTCTGGGGAAACACAAGGAAAGAATAGGGCACAG ATACATTGAAATCTTCAAAAGTAGTAAGAGCGAAATCAGAGGATTCTCTGACATGCCAAGAAGAATGATGGGACAACAACGACCTGGACCATATGATAGACCATTAGGAGGAAGAGGGGGTTATTATGGAGCTGGGCGTGGAAGTATGTATGACAGAATGCGTCGAGGAGGTGGTGGATATGACGGTG GATATGGTGGCTTTGATGATTATGGTGGCTATAATAACTATGGCTACGGAAACGACGGCTATGACGACAGGATGAGGGATGGGAGAG GCATGGGAGGACATGGCTATGGAGCTGGAGATGCAGGGTCGGGGTTCCATGGTGGCGGTCATTTTGTTCACATGAGAGGGCTGCCTTTCCGAGCCACGGAAAACGATATTGCTAAC TTCTTCTCACCATTGAACCCTATAAGAGTTCACATTGATATTGGAGCAGATGGAAGAGCTACAGGAGAGGCAGATGTGGAGTTTGTAACACATGAGGACGCAGTAGCTGCCATGTCCAAGGATAAGAATCACATGC AGCATCGATATATTGAGCTGTTCCTGAATTCCACTGCTGGAGGTGGCTCTGGAATGGGAGGCTATGGCAGAGATGGAATGG ATCAAGGTTACGGCTCTGTTGGCAGAATGGGAATGGGTAGCAATTACAGCGGTGGATACGGAACCCCTGATGGCTTGGGTGGATATA GTCGTGGCAGTGGAAATAGTGGAGGATACTATGGGCAAGGCAGCATGGGTGGAGGAGGATGGCGTGGGATGTATTGA
- the HNRNPH3 gene encoding heterogeneous nuclear ribonucleoprotein H3 isoform X3 produces the protein MDWTGKHNGPNDTTNDGTVVRLRGLPFGCSKEEIVQFFQGLEIVPNGITLTLDYQGRSTGEAFVQFASKEIAENALGKHKERIGHRYIEIFKSSKSEIRGFSDMPRRMMGQQRPGPYDRPLGGRGGYYGAGRGSMYDRMRRGGGGYDGGYGGFDDYGGYNNYGYGNDGYDDRMRDGRGMGGHGYGAGDAGSGFHGGGHFVHMRGLPFRATENDIANFFSPLNPIRVHIDIGADGRATGEADVEFVTHEDAVAAMSKDKNHMQHRYIELFLNSTAGGGSGMGGYGRDGMDQGYGSVGRMGMGSNYSGGYGTPDGLGGYSMHA, from the exons atgGACTGGACTGGAAAACACAATGGGCCCAATGATACAACCAATGACGGAACAGTGGTACGACTCCGAGGCCTCCCATTTGGTTGCAGTAAAGAAGAGATTGTTCAGTTTTTCCAAG GGTTGGAAATCGTGCCAAATGGGATAACATTGACGCTGGACTACCAGGGGAGAAGCACAGGGGAGGCCTTCGTGCAGTTTGCTTCAAAGGAGATAGCAGAAAATGCTCTGGGGAAACACAAGGAAAGAATAGGGCACAG ATACATTGAAATCTTCAAAAGTAGTAAGAGCGAAATCAGAGGATTCTCTGACATGCCAAGAAGAATGATGGGACAACAACGACCTGGACCATATGATAGACCATTAGGAGGAAGAGGGGGTTATTATGGAGCTGGGCGTGGAAGTATGTATGACAGAATGCGTCGAGGAGGTGGTGGATATGACGGTG GATATGGTGGCTTTGATGATTATGGTGGCTATAATAACTATGGCTACGGAAACGACGGCTATGACGACAGGATGAGGGATGGGAGAG GCATGGGAGGACATGGCTATGGAGCTGGAGATGCAGGGTCGGGGTTCCATGGTGGCGGTCATTTTGTTCACATGAGAGGGCTGCCTTTCCGAGCCACGGAAAACGATATTGCTAAC TTCTTCTCACCATTGAACCCTATAAGAGTTCACATTGATATTGGAGCAGATGGAAGAGCTACAGGAGAGGCAGATGTGGAGTTTGTAACACATGAGGACGCAGTAGCTGCCATGTCCAAGGATAAGAATCACATGC AGCATCGATATATTGAGCTGTTCCTGAATTCCACTGCTGGAGGTGGCTCTGGAATGGGAGGCTATGGCAGAGATGGAATGG ATCAAGGTTACGGCTCTGTTGGCAGAATGGGAATGGGTAGCAATTACAGCGGTGGATACGGAACCCCTGATGGCTTGGGTGGATATA gtATGCATGCGTGA
- the HNRNPH3 gene encoding heterogeneous nuclear ribonucleoprotein H3 isoform X4 has translation MPRRMMGQQRPGPYDRPLGGRGGYYGAGRGSMYDRMRRGGGGYDGGYGGFDDYGGYNNYGYGNDGYDDRMRDGRGMGGHGYGAGDAGSGFHGGGHFVHMRGLPFRATENDIANFFSPLNPIRVHIDIGADGRATGEADVEFVTHEDAVAAMSKDKNHMQHRYIELFLNSTAGGGSGMGGYGRDGMDQGYGSVGRMGMGSNYSGGYGTPDGLGGYSRGSGNSGGYYGQGSMGGGGWRGMY, from the exons ATGCCAAGAAGAATGATGGGACAACAACGACCTGGACCATATGATAGACCATTAGGAGGAAGAGGGGGTTATTATGGAGCTGGGCGTGGAAGTATGTATGACAGAATGCGTCGAGGAGGTGGTGGATATGACGGTG GATATGGTGGCTTTGATGATTATGGTGGCTATAATAACTATGGCTACGGAAACGACGGCTATGACGACAGGATGAGGGATGGGAGAG GCATGGGAGGACATGGCTATGGAGCTGGAGATGCAGGGTCGGGGTTCCATGGTGGCGGTCATTTTGTTCACATGAGAGGGCTGCCTTTCCGAGCCACGGAAAACGATATTGCTAAC TTCTTCTCACCATTGAACCCTATAAGAGTTCACATTGATATTGGAGCAGATGGAAGAGCTACAGGAGAGGCAGATGTGGAGTTTGTAACACATGAGGACGCAGTAGCTGCCATGTCCAAGGATAAGAATCACATGC AGCATCGATATATTGAGCTGTTCCTGAATTCCACTGCTGGAGGTGGCTCTGGAATGGGAGGCTATGGCAGAGATGGAATGG ATCAAGGTTACGGCTCTGTTGGCAGAATGGGAATGGGTAGCAATTACAGCGGTGGATACGGAACCCCTGATGGCTTGGGTGGATATA GTCGTGGCAGTGGAAATAGTGGAGGATACTATGGGCAAGGCAGCATGGGTGGAGGAGGATGGCGTGGGATGTATTGA
- the HNRNPH3 gene encoding heterogeneous nuclear ribonucleoprotein H3 isoform X2: MDWTGKHNGPNDTTNDGTVVRLRGLPFGCSKEEIVQFFQGLEIVPNGITLTLDYQGRSTGEAFVQFASKEIAENALGKHKERIGHRYIEIFKSSKSEIRGFSDMPRRMMGQQRPGPYDRPLGGRGGYYGAGRGRYGGFDDYGGYNNYGYGNDGYDDRMRDGRGMGGHGYGAGDAGSGFHGGGHFVHMRGLPFRATENDIANFFSPLNPIRVHIDIGADGRATGEADVEFVTHEDAVAAMSKDKNHMQHRYIELFLNSTAGGGSGMGGYGRDGMDQGYGSVGRMGMGSNYSGGYGTPDGLGGYSRGSGNSGGYYGQGSMGGGGWRGMY; encoded by the exons atgGACTGGACTGGAAAACACAATGGGCCCAATGATACAACCAATGACGGAACAGTGGTACGACTCCGAGGCCTCCCATTTGGTTGCAGTAAAGAAGAGATTGTTCAGTTTTTCCAAG GGTTGGAAATCGTGCCAAATGGGATAACATTGACGCTGGACTACCAGGGGAGAAGCACAGGGGAGGCCTTCGTGCAGTTTGCTTCAAAGGAGATAGCAGAAAATGCTCTGGGGAAACACAAGGAAAGAATAGGGCACAG ATACATTGAAATCTTCAAAAGTAGTAAGAGCGAAATCAGAGGATTCTCTGACATGCCAAGAAGAATGATGGGACAACAACGACCTGGACCATATGATAGACCATTAGGAGGAAGAGGGGGTTATTATGGAGCTGGGCGTGGAA GATATGGTGGCTTTGATGATTATGGTGGCTATAATAACTATGGCTACGGAAACGACGGCTATGACGACAGGATGAGGGATGGGAGAG GCATGGGAGGACATGGCTATGGAGCTGGAGATGCAGGGTCGGGGTTCCATGGTGGCGGTCATTTTGTTCACATGAGAGGGCTGCCTTTCCGAGCCACGGAAAACGATATTGCTAAC TTCTTCTCACCATTGAACCCTATAAGAGTTCACATTGATATTGGAGCAGATGGAAGAGCTACAGGAGAGGCAGATGTGGAGTTTGTAACACATGAGGACGCAGTAGCTGCCATGTCCAAGGATAAGAATCACATGC AGCATCGATATATTGAGCTGTTCCTGAATTCCACTGCTGGAGGTGGCTCTGGAATGGGAGGCTATGGCAGAGATGGAATGG ATCAAGGTTACGGCTCTGTTGGCAGAATGGGAATGGGTAGCAATTACAGCGGTGGATACGGAACCCCTGATGGCTTGGGTGGATATA GTCGTGGCAGTGGAAATAGTGGAGGATACTATGGGCAAGGCAGCATGGGTGGAGGAGGATGGCGTGGGATGTATTGA